From Streptomyces sp. TLI_053, a single genomic window includes:
- a CDS encoding substrate-binding domain-containing protein produces the protein MSISADDRRTRILDAVRSLGSVRITELAERLDIPAVTVRRDVAALAEAGLLRRSHGSVSSAAAATGGDAPARGDGPSIGLLVPAVGQYFDEVIAGARAAAARAGASLVLGISSYEASADRVQVEQLLGSGAQGLLLAPNWTPADGPDGREWVEDLPVPAVLVERRPAPGSAAEALDSVASDHRHGVLLAVRHLAALGHGSVALVARRDTWTAHEIRAGYAESCALLGLPAEPVIDIVRPVADAEDVADALAEAHARGVRAVLVHNDQDAIQLLPLLRARGLQVPGDLAVVSYDDVLAELGAPPLTAVAPPKRAVGAEAVALLLRRLGGDDALPVHRLLLLPRLTVRESCGAARAN, from the coding sequence ATGTCGATCTCGGCCGACGACCGCCGCACACGCATCCTCGACGCGGTGCGGAGCCTCGGATCGGTCCGGATCACCGAACTCGCCGAGCGGCTGGACATCCCCGCGGTCACCGTCCGCCGCGACGTCGCGGCGCTCGCCGAGGCCGGTCTGCTCCGCCGCTCGCACGGCTCGGTGTCCTCCGCGGCCGCCGCCACCGGCGGCGACGCCCCCGCGCGCGGCGACGGGCCCTCGATCGGACTGCTCGTCCCGGCGGTGGGCCAGTACTTCGACGAGGTCATCGCCGGGGCCCGGGCCGCCGCCGCCCGGGCCGGCGCGAGCCTGGTGCTCGGGATCTCCTCCTACGAGGCGAGCGCCGACCGCGTCCAGGTCGAGCAGTTGCTCGGCTCGGGCGCCCAGGGGCTGCTGCTCGCGCCCAACTGGACCCCCGCCGACGGCCCCGACGGCCGGGAGTGGGTCGAGGACCTCCCCGTCCCGGCCGTCCTGGTGGAACGCCGGCCGGCCCCGGGGAGCGCGGCCGAGGCGCTCGACTCGGTCGCCTCCGACCACCGCCACGGCGTGCTCCTCGCGGTGCGGCACCTCGCCGCCCTCGGCCACGGCTCGGTCGCGCTGGTCGCCCGCCGGGACACCTGGACGGCGCACGAGATCCGGGCCGGCTACGCCGAGAGCTGCGCGCTGCTCGGCCTGCCGGCGGAGCCCGTCATCGACATCGTGCGCCCGGTGGCGGACGCGGAGGACGTGGCGGACGCCCTGGCCGAGGCCCACGCGCGCGGCGTCCGGGCGGTCCTGGTCCACAACGACCAGGACGCGATCCAGCTGCTGCCGCTGCTGCGCGCCCGCGGCCTCCAGGTGCCCGGCGACCTGGCGGTGGTCAGCTACGACGACGTGCTCGCGGAGCTCGGCGCCCCGCCGCTGACGGCGGTCGCGCCGCCGAAGCGGGCGGTCGGGGCGGAGGCCGTGGCGCTGCTCCTGCGCCGGCTCGGCGGGGACGACGCGCTGCCCGTCCACCGGCTGCTGCTGCTGCCGAGGCTGACGGTCCGCGAGTCCTGCGGCGCCGCCCGGGCGAACTGA
- a CDS encoding carbohydrate binding domain-containing protein, whose translation MHLTATPRRAAVLAAAASLFLLPVSGPAPAAAAEGGTTRYLDCSAPSNGDGSQAAPWNSLATANTHVFGPGDRLLLKRGTTCTGTLKPQGSGSAAAPVTLAAYGTGTSRPVVAGSASSTEKAALHLYNVEQWEIRDLELTFKDTAATKRERNGLLVEIADLPDGVGTHYVVDDVYVHDVNGDATKWSNGIQFRVSGTTTPTNFDDVLVQGSRIDNVDREGLTNRSTWMCRPQYGTGDDCGTKKNWRASTRLVFRGNTISNTGGDGIVLRAADHGLVEHNTAYDLAMRPMGSNAGIWTINSDDSLIQYNEVHHVRRLPDNGDGMAFDSDYGNNRAVFQFNHSHDNEGGFMLFCGACGAGSSSTGTVVRYNLSHHDKDRWLASSGEDSADLYQNTVHLPAGSTADIVQDGFGTTHARFTNNVFHNLGSGGFDGLDNQGTYHQAEFTWEANTFYGNHPANEPADPEKTTYDPQFVNAGGGAPADYRLSEGSPVRATGTTVPSPGGVDYFGNPLPRVCRPDRGFHQASAFDDSTCAPLDAVRNPGFESADLNPWTSYGGVTLDTATKHSGSRAVRVGPAQAAAEQVVRVKPGTTYTLGGWGKVSASGTELSLGAKQYDAAGSSARTLFTGTAFARGTTTFTTGPTTTTARIYCYARAGTGYGWCDDLTLVEN comes from the coding sequence ATGCACCTGACCGCCACACCGAGACGTGCGGCCGTCCTCGCCGCGGCCGCCTCGCTGTTCCTGCTCCCGGTGTCCGGGCCCGCACCGGCGGCCGCCGCCGAGGGCGGCACCACCCGGTACCTCGACTGCTCGGCCCCGTCGAACGGCGACGGCAGCCAGGCCGCTCCGTGGAACAGCCTGGCCACGGCCAACACCCACGTCTTCGGCCCGGGTGACCGGCTGCTGCTCAAGCGCGGCACGACCTGCACCGGCACCCTGAAGCCACAGGGATCCGGCAGCGCCGCGGCGCCCGTCACCCTGGCCGCCTACGGGACCGGGACGTCCCGCCCGGTCGTCGCCGGCAGCGCCTCCTCCACCGAGAAGGCCGCCCTCCACCTCTACAACGTCGAGCAGTGGGAGATCCGCGACCTGGAGCTCACCTTCAAGGACACCGCCGCCACCAAGCGCGAGCGCAACGGGCTGCTGGTCGAGATCGCCGACCTGCCCGACGGCGTCGGCACCCACTACGTGGTCGACGACGTCTACGTCCACGACGTCAACGGCGACGCCACCAAGTGGTCCAACGGCATCCAGTTCCGGGTCTCCGGCACCACCACCCCCACCAACTTCGACGACGTCCTGGTCCAGGGCTCCCGCATCGACAACGTCGACCGGGAGGGTCTGACCAACCGCTCCACCTGGATGTGCCGCCCCCAGTACGGCACCGGTGACGACTGCGGGACCAAGAAGAACTGGCGCGCCAGCACCCGTCTGGTCTTCCGCGGCAACACCATCAGCAACACCGGCGGCGACGGCATCGTGCTGCGCGCCGCCGACCACGGCCTGGTGGAGCACAACACCGCCTACGACCTCGCGATGCGGCCGATGGGTTCCAACGCGGGCATCTGGACCATCAACTCCGACGACAGCCTGATCCAGTACAACGAGGTCCACCACGTGCGCCGGCTCCCGGACAACGGCGACGGCATGGCCTTCGACTCGGACTACGGGAACAACCGGGCGGTCTTCCAGTTCAACCACAGCCACGACAACGAGGGCGGCTTCATGCTGTTCTGCGGGGCCTGCGGCGCGGGCTCCAGCAGCACCGGCACCGTCGTCCGGTACAACCTCAGCCACCACGACAAGGACCGCTGGCTGGCCAGCTCCGGCGAGGACAGCGCCGACCTCTACCAGAACACCGTCCACCTGCCGGCCGGCTCCACCGCGGACATCGTCCAGGACGGCTTCGGCACCACCCACGCCCGCTTCACCAACAACGTCTTCCACAACCTCGGCAGCGGCGGCTTCGACGGTCTGGACAACCAGGGCACCTACCACCAGGCCGAGTTCACCTGGGAGGCCAACACCTTCTACGGCAACCACCCGGCCAACGAGCCCGCCGACCCGGAGAAGACGACCTACGACCCGCAGTTCGTCAACGCGGGCGGCGGCGCCCCGGCGGACTACAGGCTGAGCGAGGGCTCGCCGGTCCGCGCCACCGGCACCACCGTCCCGAGCCCGGGCGGGGTGGACTACTTCGGCAACCCGCTCCCACGGGTGTGCCGTCCCGACCGCGGCTTCCACCAGGCGTCCGCGTTCGACGACAGCACCTGCGCCCCGCTCGACGCGGTCCGCAACCCCGGCTTCGAGAGCGCCGACCTCAACCCCTGGACCAGCTACGGCGGCGTCACCCTCGACACCGCCACCAAGCACAGTGGCAGCCGCGCGGTGAGGGTCGGCCCGGCCCAGGCCGCCGCCGAACAGGTCGTCCGGGTGAAGCCCGGCACCACCTACACCCTCGGCGGCTGGGGCAAGGTCTCCGCGAGCGGCACCGAACTCTCGCTCGGCGCCAAGCAGTACGACGCGGCCGGTTCCTCCGCCCGCACGCTCTTCACCGGCACCGCGTTCGCCCGGGGCACCACGACCTTCACCACCGGCCCGACCACCACGACCGCCAGGATCTACTGCTACGCCCGCGCCGGCACCGGCTACGGCTGGTGCGACGACCTCACCCTCGTCGAGAACTGA
- a CDS encoding alpha/beta hydrolase translates to MADNRSRAEVGAEIEVAVDGAELAAELHGDPADPAILLIHGAGHCRLNWPDEFVRRLVAGGRCVVRYDARDAGASTTFPVGAPPYALPDLAEDAAAVIDALGPGRAHVLGMSQGAAVAQLLALGHPDRVATLALASGTPGIPGEEQPDLPPVSDRLAAFFEQVEQDAQAAGAAEVAEAAEAAVVESIVEGERPFAAASRPFDEDGVRRLAARVVAHARDIAAQSTNPYLLDAGTPWRARLGGITAPTLVLHGEEDPLFPPEHGRALAAEIPGARFLALPGTGHEVFPEHTWDTVVPALLAHTANRDDPACPTRPA, encoded by the coding sequence ATGGCGGACAACCGGAGCAGGGCCGAGGTCGGGGCCGAGATCGAGGTCGCCGTCGACGGTGCGGAGCTGGCCGCCGAACTGCACGGCGATCCCGCCGATCCCGCGATCCTGCTGATCCACGGTGCGGGGCACTGTCGCCTCAACTGGCCGGACGAGTTCGTCCGCCGGCTGGTCGCGGGCGGCCGGTGCGTCGTGCGCTACGACGCCCGGGACGCGGGTGCCTCGACGACCTTCCCGGTCGGTGCGCCGCCGTACGCGCTGCCCGACCTGGCTGAGGACGCCGCGGCCGTGATCGACGCGCTCGGGCCGGGGCGCGCCCATGTGCTCGGCATGTCCCAGGGCGCCGCGGTCGCCCAGCTCCTGGCACTGGGTCACCCCGACCGGGTGGCCACCCTCGCCCTCGCCTCCGGCACACCCGGCATCCCGGGGGAGGAACAGCCGGACCTGCCGCCCGTGTCGGACCGGCTCGCCGCCTTCTTCGAGCAGGTCGAGCAGGACGCGCAGGCCGCCGGGGCCGCCGAAGTGGCCGAAGCGGCCGAAGCCGCCGTCGTCGAGTCCATCGTCGAGGGCGAGCGCCCGTTCGCCGCCGCTTCCCGCCCGTTCGACGAGGACGGCGTGCGGCGCCTGGCCGCCCGGGTCGTCGCCCACGCGCGCGACATCGCGGCCCAGTCCACCAACCCCTACCTGCTCGACGCCGGTACCCCGTGGCGTGCGCGGCTCGGCGGGATCACCGCACCGACCCTGGTGCTGCACGGCGAGGAGGACCCGCTGTTCCCGCCGGAGCACGGCCGCGCCCTGGCCGCCGAGATCCCCGGCGCCCGGTTCCTCGCCCTGCCCGGCACCGGCCACGAGGTCTTCCCCGAGCACACCTGGGACACCGTTGTCCCGGCCCTCCTCGCGCACACCGCGAACCGGGACGACCCGGCCTGCCCGACCCGCCCGGCCTGA
- a CDS encoding adenylate kinase, which produces MERVLIAGISGAGKTTTAARLAALLDLPRYELDALHHGPGWTPRAEFRSEVEAFAATGRWVTEDQYTGKLGDLLRARADTCVWLDLPRRTVMQRVLRRSAARALTRRELWNGNREGFRDWLDPEHPIRWAWARHAAHRRRTLERLAAHPGLTVVHLTSARAARAWLRTVARPAGSPGRPAAPGTGQPGGAVKR; this is translated from the coding sequence GTGGAACGCGTGCTGATCGCCGGGATCTCGGGGGCGGGGAAGACGACGACGGCGGCCCGGCTGGCCGCGCTGCTCGACCTGCCCCGCTACGAGCTGGACGCGCTGCACCATGGCCCGGGCTGGACCCCGCGCGCCGAGTTCCGGTCCGAGGTCGAGGCCTTCGCGGCGACCGGGCGCTGGGTCACCGAGGACCAGTACACCGGCAAGCTGGGGGACCTGCTGCGGGCCCGCGCCGACACCTGCGTCTGGCTCGACCTGCCCCGACGCACCGTCATGCAGCGCGTCCTGCGCCGCTCGGCGGCCCGCGCGCTCACCCGCCGCGAACTGTGGAACGGCAACCGCGAGGGCTTCCGCGACTGGCTGGACCCGGAGCACCCGATCCGCTGGGCCTGGGCCCGCCACGCCGCGCACCGGCGGCGGACCCTGGAACGGCTGGCCGCCCACCCCGGCCTGACCGTGGTCCACCTGACCTCCGCACGGGCCGCCCGGGCCTGGCTCCGGACGGTGGCCCGGCCGGCCGGGAGCCCGGGCCGACCGGCCGCGCCCGGTACCGGTCAGCCGGGCGGCGCGGTGAAGCGGTAG
- a CDS encoding polysaccharide deacetylase family protein produces the protein MLMLGAGLSLLGVGGCHGNFRGPLRGEEAAAAAEGAPSAAAAVPAPGASLSPVPSSVPSATVNPAPTASASASVTPGPTASAPTSAPASTSTSASVPAPSGAASAAGTAAPSPRVVTAAESRPVYELDAARKVVAITVDDGPDPRYTPAVLALLDQYGIRASFFLIGENAAAHPDLVREVAARGHHIANHSWSHPDLSGLSAAKVRDELGRTSELLGRLTGRAPTWFRAPGGGWSPTVLKVGAELGMRPMAWSVDPQDWATPGTDVITKRLEKELRPGAIVLTHDGGGDRSQTVAALRTFLPLLIDSGYRFTAPPG, from the coding sequence ATGCTCATGCTCGGGGCCGGGTTGTCGCTGCTCGGGGTGGGCGGGTGCCACGGGAACTTCCGGGGGCCGCTGCGCGGCGAGGAAGCGGCCGCCGCCGCGGAGGGCGCGCCCTCCGCGGCGGCGGCCGTACCCGCACCCGGCGCCTCCCTGTCCCCGGTCCCGTCCTCGGTCCCGTCCGCCACGGTGAACCCCGCCCCGACCGCGTCCGCCTCCGCGTCCGTGACCCCCGGCCCGACCGCGTCCGCGCCCACGTCCGCGCCGGCGTCCACGTCCACGTCCGCGTCCGTGCCCGCGCCGAGCGGCGCCGCCTCCGCCGCGGGCACGGCCGCGCCCTCGCCGCGGGTGGTGACCGCGGCCGAGAGCCGGCCGGTCTACGAGCTCGACGCCGCGCGGAAGGTGGTCGCGATCACCGTCGACGACGGCCCCGACCCCCGGTACACCCCGGCCGTCCTGGCGCTGCTCGACCAGTACGGGATCCGGGCCTCCTTCTTCCTGATCGGCGAGAACGCCGCCGCGCACCCCGACCTGGTCCGGGAGGTCGCCGCACGCGGCCACCACATCGCGAACCACTCCTGGAGCCACCCCGATCTCAGCGGCCTCTCCGCCGCGAAGGTGCGCGACGAACTCGGCCGCACCTCCGAGCTGCTCGGGCGGCTCACCGGCAGGGCGCCGACCTGGTTCCGTGCCCCGGGCGGCGGCTGGTCGCCGACGGTGCTGAAGGTGGGCGCCGAGCTGGGGATGCGGCCGATGGCCTGGTCCGTGGACCCGCAGGACTGGGCGACGCCGGGGACGGACGTGATCACCAAGCGGCTGGAGAAGGAACTGCGGCCGGGCGCGATCGTGCTCACCCACGACGGCGGCGGAGACCGCTCGCAGACGGTCGCGGCGCTCAGGACCTTCCTGCCGCTGCTGATCGACTCCGGCTACCGCTTCACCGCGCCGCCCGGCTGA
- a CDS encoding DUF5996 family protein gives MELFPALPLDEWRETKETLHRFTQVVGKIRLAASVRRNHWWNVPLHLTGRGLTTRPTGLVDGNPVFTVDLDLVDHRLVVTVADGRTASFPLPGHSVASFHRQTLETLAALGIRVELPFPRPYRLPDADRPFAEDVEHATYDPALANRAWQVLGQVAVVLEEFSARFSGKASPVHFFWHSFDLAHTRFSGRALDRPRAADPVTREAYSRELISFGFWFGDADLGEPAFYCYTAPEPEHLAEDPLTPAAARWVAAGGSHLAVLGYAEARTEADPRAAVLGFYEAAYRAGAARAGWDVEGLACPGGITDPGPPAPQP, from the coding sequence ATGGAGCTCTTTCCAGCGCTGCCGCTCGACGAGTGGCGGGAGACGAAGGAGACGCTGCACCGCTTCACCCAGGTGGTCGGCAAGATCCGGCTCGCGGCGAGCGTACGGCGCAACCACTGGTGGAACGTGCCCCTCCATCTCACCGGGCGCGGGCTCACCACCCGGCCGACGGGACTGGTCGACGGCAACCCGGTCTTCACCGTCGACCTCGACCTCGTCGACCACCGGCTGGTCGTCACCGTGGCGGACGGCAGGACGGCGTCCTTCCCGCTGCCCGGCCACTCCGTCGCCTCGTTCCACCGGCAGACCCTGGAGACGCTGGCCGCGCTGGGAATCCGGGTGGAGCTGCCGTTCCCCCGGCCCTACCGGCTGCCCGACGCGGACCGGCCGTTCGCCGAGGACGTCGAGCACGCGACGTACGATCCGGCCCTGGCGAACCGGGCCTGGCAGGTGCTCGGCCAGGTCGCGGTGGTGCTGGAGGAGTTCTCGGCGCGCTTCTCGGGCAAGGCCAGCCCCGTCCACTTCTTCTGGCACTCCTTCGACCTGGCCCACACCCGCTTCTCCGGCCGCGCCCTCGACCGGCCGAGGGCGGCGGACCCGGTGACCCGTGAGGCGTACTCCCGGGAGCTGATCAGCTTCGGCTTCTGGTTCGGGGACGCCGACCTGGGCGAACCGGCCTTCTACTGCTACACCGCCCCCGAGCCGGAGCACCTGGCCGAGGATCCGCTGACACCCGCCGCCGCCCGGTGGGTCGCGGCCGGCGGCAGCCATCTGGCCGTCCTCGGCTACGCGGAGGCCCGGACGGAGGCCGATCCCAGGGCGGCCGTCCTCGGCTTCTACGAGGCCGCGTACCGGGCCGGTGCCGCCAGGGCCGGCTGGGACGTCGAGGGGCTGGCCTGCCCGGGCGGCATCACGGACCCCGGACCGCCCGCTCCGCAGCCCTGA
- a CDS encoding alpha/beta hydrolase: MNHSASRRAALALVLSAAVVAPLAACGPDRTTTKAAPPATSAPATASPSASVTPVAPAEPADRPELAAFYRQQPAWKACGELQCATLTVPMDYRQPGDGRTFTLPLVRSAATDPAGRIGSLVFNPGGPGGSGVAHLKEGGAASFGDRVRARFDLVGFDPRGVAGSKPAVDCGSPEQSAEPSPAGPARNAVVPTTEAERQELLTGADRSAAACAARSAGILPHVGTPDAARDLDVLRAALGDPKLSYLGWSYGTYLGTVYGELFPQRARALVLDGAVDPAQDWTERVLRSGAAFRRAVDDYAEGCAAVVGRACPADSPEGIRRLVADLYESTARKPLKVDGSTARVDQNLLHNALTKAMYTPESQWKPLSEALRRAHRGNGTALAELAGGEAGGSGDEGTGAPVPDNSDAVLSAVNCLDVPHPADPQAYWNLLDRARQESGVFGAATALAELDCRTWPKGGTVPHRVTAAGLPPVLVVGTTGDPATPYEDAQSLAAQLPGGMLLTLRGPGHTAYGRGNACVDSAVDNYLTALTPVRPGTTC; the protein is encoded by the coding sequence TTGAACCACTCCGCGTCACGCCGCGCCGCCCTCGCGCTGGTCCTGTCCGCCGCGGTCGTCGCCCCCCTGGCCGCCTGCGGCCCGGACCGGACGACCACGAAGGCGGCACCACCCGCCACCTCCGCGCCCGCGACCGCTTCCCCCTCCGCGTCGGTCACCCCGGTCGCACCGGCAGAACCGGCCGACCGCCCGGAACTCGCCGCCTTCTACCGGCAGCAACCGGCCTGGAAAGCGTGCGGAGAACTCCAGTGCGCCACCCTGACGGTGCCGATGGACTACCGGCAGCCGGGGGACGGCAGAACCTTCACGCTTCCGCTGGTCCGGTCGGCCGCCACCGACCCGGCCGGACGGATCGGCTCCCTGGTGTTCAACCCCGGTGGCCCCGGCGGATCCGGCGTCGCCCACCTCAAGGAGGGCGGGGCCGCCTCGTTCGGCGACCGCGTCCGCGCCCGGTTCGACCTCGTCGGCTTCGACCCGCGCGGGGTCGCGGGCAGCAAACCCGCCGTGGACTGCGGGAGTCCCGAACAGAGCGCCGAGCCCTCCCCCGCCGGACCGGCCCGCAACGCTGTGGTGCCCACCACCGAGGCCGAACGTCAGGAACTGCTCACCGGGGCCGACCGGTCCGCCGCCGCCTGCGCGGCCCGCAGCGCCGGGATCCTCCCCCATGTCGGCACACCGGACGCCGCCCGCGACCTGGACGTACTGCGGGCCGCGCTGGGCGACCCGAAGCTGAGCTACCTCGGCTGGTCCTACGGGACGTACCTGGGCACCGTGTACGGCGAACTCTTCCCGCAGCGGGCCCGGGCGCTGGTGCTGGACGGCGCCGTCGACCCGGCCCAGGACTGGACGGAGCGGGTCCTCCGCTCGGGCGCCGCCTTCCGCCGGGCCGTCGACGACTACGCCGAGGGCTGCGCCGCCGTGGTCGGCCGGGCCTGCCCCGCCGACTCCCCGGAGGGCATCCGCAGACTGGTCGCCGACCTGTACGAGTCGACCGCCCGCAAGCCGCTGAAGGTCGACGGCAGCACCGCGCGCGTGGACCAGAACCTGTTGCACAACGCCCTCACCAAGGCGATGTACACACCCGAGAGCCAGTGGAAGCCGCTCTCCGAGGCGCTGCGCCGCGCGCACCGCGGGAACGGCACGGCCCTCGCCGAGCTGGCCGGTGGGGAGGCGGGCGGCAGCGGTGACGAGGGCACCGGCGCGCCGGTCCCGGACAACTCCGACGCCGTGCTGTCGGCCGTGAACTGCCTGGACGTCCCGCACCCCGCCGACCCGCAGGCCTACTGGAACCTCCTCGACCGCGCCCGGCAGGAGTCCGGAGTCTTCGGCGCCGCCACCGCCCTCGCCGAACTCGACTGCCGCACCTGGCCGAAGGGCGGGACCGTTCCGCACCGGGTCACGGCGGCGGGCCTGCCCCCCGTCCTGGTCGTCGGCACCACCGGCGATCCGGCTACGCCGTACGAGGACGCACAGAGCCTGGCCGCCCAGCTGCCGGGCGGGATGCTGCTCACTCTCAGGGGCCCCGGCCACACCGCGTACGGGCGCGGCAACGCCTGCGTCGACAGTGCCGTGGACAACTACCTGACCGCCCTGACCCCGGTGCGGCCCGGCACGACCTGCTGA
- a CDS encoding NAD(+)/NADH kinase — protein MGFVGTVGLVLHPERTSAPTVETVVRWSRARGTKVLGLAAEVSRIGCEAIPVGAEEMAASADLLISLGGDGTMLRTMRLAAGGHAPVLGVNVGRLGFLAEVDIPELPAALDAVDAHRFTVEVRSGVHARFGTVEETALNDVVLLRSPGHRSAAVAVRVQGQPFVAYTADAIVTATPTGSTAYSFSAGGPIVSPNAEGLLITPVAPHAAFNRSVFLSSGERLDLEVLPHSGDLAVEADGRLVGRVTPGDVVEVTMLPAAARVVRLGRTTFYQRAQRKLRLTGSAEPG, from the coding sequence ATGGGATTCGTCGGCACGGTGGGCCTGGTCCTCCATCCCGAGCGCACCAGCGCCCCCACCGTGGAGACCGTGGTCCGCTGGAGCCGGGCCCGGGGCACCAAGGTCCTCGGGCTGGCGGCGGAGGTGTCCCGGATCGGCTGCGAGGCCATCCCGGTGGGGGCCGAGGAGATGGCGGCGAGCGCCGATCTGCTGATCAGCCTCGGCGGGGACGGCACCATGCTGCGCACCATGCGGCTCGCGGCCGGGGGCCACGCGCCGGTCCTCGGTGTCAACGTCGGGCGGCTGGGCTTCCTGGCCGAGGTCGACATCCCGGAGCTCCCCGCCGCGCTGGACGCCGTCGACGCCCACCGCTTCACCGTCGAGGTGCGCTCCGGGGTGCACGCGCGCTTCGGGACGGTCGAGGAGACTGCGCTCAACGACGTCGTGCTGCTGCGCAGCCCGGGGCACCGGTCCGCGGCGGTCGCCGTGCGGGTCCAGGGCCAGCCCTTCGTGGCGTACACCGCCGACGCGATCGTCACCGCCACACCGACCGGCTCCACCGCGTACAGCTTCTCCGCGGGCGGCCCGATCGTCTCCCCCAACGCGGAGGGGCTGCTGATCACCCCGGTGGCGCCGCACGCCGCGTTCAACCGCTCGGTCTTCCTCTCCAGCGGTGAGCGGCTCGACCTGGAGGTCCTGCCGCACAGCGGGGACCTCGCCGTCGAGGCGGACGGTCGCCTGGTCGGCCGGGTCACGCCGGGCGACGTCGTCGAGGTGACCATGCTGCCCGCCGCCGCCCGCGTCGTCCGGCTCGGCCGCACCACCTTCTACCAGCGGGCCCAGCGCAAACTCCGTCTCACCGGCTCGGCGGAGCCCGGCTGA
- a CDS encoding UBP-type zinc finger domain-containing protein encodes MDDDQQDRGIDPSVPPSGDGCVECLAGDGPGWWLHLRRCAACGHIGCCDSSPSQHGTRHAREAGHPFLASFEPGEAWFWNIETEQYYEGPELAAPAAHPLAQPTPGPLGKVPADWQSHLH; translated from the coding sequence ATGGACGACGACCAGCAGGACCGGGGGATCGACCCGTCCGTGCCGCCGAGCGGGGACGGCTGCGTGGAGTGCCTGGCGGGGGACGGGCCGGGGTGGTGGCTGCACCTGCGGCGGTGCGCGGCGTGCGGCCACATCGGCTGCTGCGACTCCTCGCCCTCGCAGCACGGCACCCGGCACGCGAGGGAGGCGGGTCACCCGTTCCTGGCCAGCTTCGAGCCGGGGGAGGCGTGGTTCTGGAACATCGAGACGGAGCAGTACTACGAGGGGCCGGAGCTCGCGGCCCCGGCGGCGCACCCGCTCGCCCAGCCGACCCCCGGTCCGCTGGGCAAGGTCCCGGCCGACTGGCAGTCGCACCTGCACTGA